The genomic region GACTCCAGTGGCTGTGGGGGAGACTATTGCTCGTCAGAGCCTCTCTAACCAAGAGCCTGGGACTGATAGTGTCTTAACCAATGGATACGCTGCGTATTTAATCCTCCCCGTCCATGGCTATAGCCAGGCTGCAAGACGCTGCTGTTCCACTTGACTTGCGACATTAAAAGCATTCTAACAACTGTCGTATTTCTTCTGTATTCTCGTTTCATCCATCCACTTTATAATTTCCACTAGTTGAGATGAATATACGGTTTGTGGCATTATCAACAGGCATTTAAAACGACAAAAAACGACTAGCTGTTGAAGGTAGTACACTGAGTATCTGGCAATGAGGCACACAACGAGGTAATGTTTGTAAACAAAACTGAGCTGTCAAGGAACCCACCCTGTGCGAGGAAAtgctccctcccccccttgcTGAACACCGATTCTATATTTAGTATCGTCTGTAAACACAATATTCTTTCTCCTATTTTTCCATTAGTCACTTGGGCAATATCTAATATACATTTAAAGCTGTCTAATGTTTATGTGGCTTATTTGGATTCTATAAATTTCACCTGTTTCCTGCTTACTGTAGCATCCATCACAAACCCAGAACCTatctaatgaccaaaccacacaccggaAGATGTGTGGACCGAAACGTCGGaccgaaacgacgacgtttcggtccgtcctggaccattatcaagaacCTGTCTACCTTATAAAtttccctgaaaattttgtaacgTGTAATCACATCTCTAATCATTCAGTTTTTAATTGTGATGTGAGGACTAATTCCATTGTTCTTTCCACGtgtgtatatgtactcacctagtttaatgtgtgtattaacctagttgcattcacctagttgtgcttgcggggggggggggggggggttgagctctgctctttcggcccgtctctcaactgtcaatcaatcaacagtctccgtggtgtagtggtaagacactcgcctggcgttccgcgagcgctatgtcatgggttcgtatcctggccggggaggatttactgggcgcaattccttaactgtagcctctgtttaacgcaacagtaaaatgtgtacttggatgaaaaaacgattcttcgcggcaggagatcgtattccagggaccataggattaaggacttgcccgaaacgctacgcgtactagtggctctacaagaatgtaacaactcttgtatatatctcaaaaaaaaactgttactaactactaacactgtgtatgtgtgtgtgtgtgtgtgtgtgtgtgtgtgtgtgtgtgtgtgtgtgtgtgtgtgtactcacctagttgtactcaccttgttgtgtttgcgggggttgagctctggctctttggtcccgcctctcaaccgtcaatcaacaggtgtacagattcatgagcctatcgggctctgtcatatctacacttgaaactgtgtatggagtcagcctccaccacatcacttcctaatgcattccatttgtcaaccactctgacactaaaaaagttctttctaatatctctgtggctcatttgggcactcagtttccacctgtgtccccttgtgcgtgttccccttgtgttaaatagactgtctttatctaccctatcaatccccttcagaatcttgaatgtggtgatcatgtcccccctaacttttctgtcttccagcgaagtgaggtttaattcccgtagtctctcctcgtagctcatacctctcagctcgggtactagtctggtggcaaacctttgaaccttttgtgtgtgtgtgtgtgtgtgtgtgtgtgtgtgtgtgtgtgtgtgtgtgtgtgtgtgtgtgtgtgtgtgtgtgtgtgtgtgtgtgtgtgtgtatgtgtgtgtgtgtgtgtatgtgtgtgtgtgtgtgtgtgtgtgtgtgtgtgtgtgtgtgtgtgtgtgtgtgtgttgggcaacaagtggcgtggtgtgtgtgtgctgtaagccagcagggagagggggtgagaggcCAGTATCACCCCGTCATGCCGAGTAGTAGACTTACTGTGCCTTGGCTACCTCGCCCTTGCGCGTATCACCAGATAAGATAACTTAGCAGTGATAACACGTACATGTAACCGCTTCAAACTTATTGCTAAAACGTTAAACATGTAGTAAACAAAAACGAGTGAGGTACACGTGGTTTGATTGACTGCAGTGGGTTGAAGCTGTCTGGAATAATATTCGTAGGTGAAATCACGAGACCTTGGTGTGGTAGAGGAGGGGGAGGTTGAGGTCGATTGTGATGAGTAGATCGTCTGGACAAACAACAGCATCACAGCTCACCAACACAACGACCGTGAAGGTGCTCGGTACAGTGTCACTACCGTCCGATATTTACATCTCCACAGTAAAGTGTTACGAATATTTTAAAGAGTACAACTCTACATTACAGTGTAACTAATCACCATGGTATTCGAAGAACCCCACAGTGTAGTGCCTCCATCATTCTATACGTACAGCACAGCAGTGTAGTgccactcatcatcatcatcaatgtTGAGGGACATACAGAGATgcaattaaaataaaaatttgtGCCCCATGAAGTGAATATGAAGAAGCAGGTACTCTTACAATATCTGTACATACTGTACATTGTATGATAGAATAGTTGTGTCTATGAAAAAGACACAAGTAGTGTATTATTATGAGATCTCGTAGTGTTGGCGAGTAAACATATCTTACACATAATGAGCTCGGGAAGAAAAAAAATGAAGATTCCCTATTTATGAAAAATCCAGTTTTATAGTATTAAATTTTAAAAAAGAATCACTGAttctattttaaatttaaaatattttaaatttatactatttatttatattttaaatgatTTACTGATTCTTTTAAAAATACGGAAAGTTATTATATTTATTGGAGATTATCTTTCCAAATACACAATTTGATAAAGGCTAATAGACTCAGGAATATGTACCCAGTTGAtaaacagttaagaggcggggccaaaaagccgcagctcaacccccacaagcacaactaggtgaatacaacttgaTGAgcataatactgtactgtattaatatATGTATTAAATGCCTCATATATACATAGTAATTATATATACATAGTTATGGTAAaactaataataaaaaataacatTTCATCACACGACAGTAAGATTAGCATTAGAAGTGTAGATAAGACGACAGAACCTATGTCTTGATAAGCACAAACCGGCTCTACTTCTCTTTATGTGTCCATTATTCTAATAATCACTCAAATATGATTTAATTGTGCTATATTTGCAATAAAGCAAAATCAATTTAATTCATATTGACTACGAGGATGAGTTAAATATATAGGATAATAACTATTATTTTGTAAATAATCATACTGTGAAGATCGCTGCGTCAGGGCAGTATGTAGGGCACTGAATATAACCTGTGTGAACTCAATTGCTGCGCTGTGAGTTAATTTCAGACAGTTCAATATACGAGTACCTGGCATGAGAGCCCTGTGGCCCTACTGGAGGCATAATGTGATGCTTGAGACGGTGGACGGTGGAGATAAGTCAGCTCTTTTGAAACGTCATGGTTAAAGTTCCCCCAATACTGTTTCTACCTCCgcaggggatcgaactcggacaataaggactacgacccccgagcgctatccactcagccgcgaagcacccactgctgtgtgtgtgtgtgtgtgtgtgtgtgtgtgtgtaaccaatgtaatttataatgtattttttcatgtattttataagaatgaataatagaattttatgaacaAATTGAACAATAATTCATAGTGTTCCAAGTTTTGCCTTCGTATGAGCTGTCAAATGAACGCAATTAATGTTTGTTATCATCTTTCAGAAAGTGGTTACCAAGGCAGCAATGGGAGCCACAACTGCCATCCTCTTTGTCTTTGTTGGTTGTTGTAGTAATGTGGTGTTTCTGGAGCTTCTGGTTCAGtaagtcaagagagagagagagagagagagagagagagagagagagagagagagagagagagagagagagagagagagagagagagagagagagagagagagagagagagagagagagagagagagagagagagagacagaaagacagacagacagagacagaaacagacagacagagacagacagacagagacagaaacagacagacagagacagagatataaAGACAATGATAaaagtaatagtaataataataattgctaTTGACATAATTACAACATTTCtagaaataataacaaacattttgtaatttgtaACAACAATATGGGTCTAGACATATTATTACAACCTGTTTATTCTCGTGAGAATGCAGTGATCACTGTTCACTTATATGTGCATAGCTTCACTGTAGCTTCACTGTAGCTTCACTGTAGCTTCACTGTAGCTTCACTGTAGCTTCACTGTAGCTTCACTGAAGCTTCACTGCTGCATTCCAGGGATGAACCCGCGTGTGGAAGCCTTCTTACCTTCGCACAGTTTGTCTTCATCGCCGTGGAAGGTTTCGTTGTAACTGTTGACTTCGGCAGAAAGAAAAATATCATTCCTATAAAGTAAGTGGCTTCATATCATCCCCGTGAAGTAAGGGACCTCTGAAGTAATTGGTGTAATGAAGTAATTAACCTTATAAAGCAAGTGTTGTCATATCAGTATGACAACATGATCAGTATGATATGATCATATGACAACATATGATCAGTATGACGCTTCCGTGAAGGGGTGTCATATCATTCCTGTttgcatatttatttatttaactgTGATATTATTAAACAAACAACTGCATTCATATTAAGATCGAACAATTAAAAAAGTAAAGATGTTTTTTACTGAGATTTGATTCCATGTAATTAATCTTTATTAGGCTAACTTATTGATACCTAATTAGAGTAATTAAATCACTCCATTTTTAGATATTTTCGAGAATAAATGTTGAATTTAAATTGATAAACACCAACACATAATCAATCAAAAttgcaaagatatatatatatatatatatatatatatatatatatatatatatatatatatatatatatatatatatatatgtatatatatatatatatatatatatatacatatatatatatatatatatatatatatatatatatatatatattaatgtaataTTTAGTGTAATAAATAGTATTaaaagaaaataattttttttaatcgtTTTCAGTTACGTTCATATCATGGTACATTAAGGTGTACCATGGTTTTAATTACGTGTAATCTTTGTTACTTAAGGTGTTAAGTATGGTTGTAATTCCGTCTCATCTTTGTTATGACTTTGAATTCTGTCTTATCTTTGACCTTTGACACAGAGACTACCTCGTACTGGTGTTGATGTTCTTCGTGGTCAACGTGACAAACAACATGGCCTTCGGCTTCAAAATTTCTATGCCACTTCATATCATCTTCCGCAGTGTAAGTGTGGCCTGTTTGATGGTCCGAGTCTGGTTGTTATGTTATGGTCCGTGTCTGGTTGTTTATGTTATGGTACCCACTGGTAAGTGATGGTACGTGTCGTGGTGTAGAGAGATGATTGACGATGTCATGGGGGGTGCTTATGGATGGACAAGAACTGATTTTAGATTCTTCTTCTTTGGCAGGGTGGACTGATAGCAAGTTTGGTGCTGGGGATTCTGATTCTCGGTCGAAAGTACAGCGTTACCAAGTACCTGTCTGTCGTTATGATCACACTGGGCACCATTATCTGCACCTTCGCCTCAGCTGAGCATGTGGTCAgtctgcagagagagagagagagagagagagagagagagagagagagagagagagagagagagagagagagagagagagagagagagagagagagagagagagagagagagagatagagagagagagagagagagagagagagagagagagagagagagagagagagagagagagagagagagagatagatagagagagagagagagagagagagagagagagagagagagagagagagagagagagagagagagagagagagagagagagagagagagagagagagagagagagagagagagagagagagagagagagagagagagattacaagATACACAAGAATGTATAGAAATTTTTCAGATTATGTTTAGAAAttgataatacacacacacacacacacacacacacacacacacacacacacacacacacacacacacacacacacacacacacacacacacacacacacacatatatatatatatatatatatatatataaactcacatATTATCATTTTCATTGTTGAGGAGGAGCAAAAGGCTGAGTCTTTAGAAGGAATCTCGAACTTcactacctggttgatgggtatTGGTATCCTGACCTTCGCCCTCTTCATGTCGGCGAGGATGGGCATCTACCAGGAGTGCCTCTACAGCAAGCACGGCAAACACACCATGGAAGCACTCTTTTATATCGTGAGTTAAATCAAGTTTTTCAGGTGCCTTACCTCGTTATTTCTGCTAGATAACAGTTTGGCTTTTTGGCTCTGATAGCTGATTGAGATTAATGGACCCATTCTGTCCTTGAGAATTTTTATATAGGTCTATAGAGGTTATGCAATTAAATGTATATTTAAACAATGATCATTAAATCATAGAAACTATCACACATAGAGAAACACATGCGCCGCAGAAGCCTACCTAAACACCCCACAAGCTCTGTCTCACACgcgcacatacacacatgcacacacacatacactcgtaCAAAAAAATCTTCAAAGTTGACCAATATAATAGAAAGGAGAATCAAACTATAAGCCAGTATGCATTCCCTTTCTAAGGTATGGGAGATTCACTTATATTCACTATAGTGAATATATAGTCACTTATATATAGTCAGAACTTGGCCCCAAACGGTGTACATCTGTCAGGAGAGTCCAGGACCCATGTGGTCAATAAGTATGGCAGAATATAATACGATTCAGTCAAGTTTATCAATTGGGGAAAACAAACTTTGTAACTATGGGTTCAAGGTGGTTCAAAACTCTTTAATCGACCAAATATAATTTTACGTCAAGATGGCAAATAACATGACGAGTGTTCAGCCTGTGTTATCGTGTGATCTTCAGGAGATCGATACTTGGATCTCAGTTCCAAAATATGTATAATTCTTATAATAATGACAGACTCATCAACTGAGGATTATACTTATATCTATGCTGGAGTCGCCAGTGATGAGTTCATTCTCTGATCATGAAAAAGCTCATTCACATCCTAAAagttctctgactctctctccttAACTGATTACGATTAGCACTGCCTATTATGAACCATCCGAGGTCCCGGGCCAGTGTTAACAAACAGTGCAGGCAGCCGGAGTCTAGTCACAATCAGTCCGTGAGAATTGCTTACGTCTTAATGATGCAAGCAGATGTTGTCCAACGGCTGTCGTTATGTCTAGGTGTGGTGAGCCTTTGTTAATCAGGCTACTAGAGAGAGTACCCGCTGTTGCCCAGGTCTCTGTCTCACTTTCTCCTCCTCCCACCCATTCTCTCCCTCTTTTTTTCCCATTCTCCCTCACTATCTCCTGATCTTTTCCTTGCCTcttctttcctccccccccccccgttttctCTCTCTTGATCTCAAAACATGCAATATACTCAGCAACAAACACTCAACGTTATTTTTTAAATTGTTACGTTGATGAAAATTTGTAACAGCTGTAGTTACGTGAGTGTGAtgatttttgttttaataacacatttaagtacatctgcatttgtgcagctgccctagactatatgaaggggagtacagagtgtgtcaagaaattAGCTACGTGAtgcaaaaatccccatcacacatagAAATAGAAGACAATCGTAATTAAAGAGGATTGGGTCAACTCTGATCCATCTATGACACTCTACATACAAACAcaactcaccaagttgtgtttgtaTGTTCTTGTTTGGAAAGTTGCTCGAGCCGCaagtatctggcctccagcctcggaCAAAGAAACATAGATAATcttttacatatttatatatgacTTCAAGTTCAAAACTAGTGAGAGTCACAGATAAGGATCATTACAACAATGCAGGACTAACACCTGCATGCTTGCAATGATATAAGTTCAGAataaaatcatttatatattgaCTTTCATTGTTATAGTTTGGCGAGGAAAATGAGTACACAACTTTGTGATAAAGTTTTACCATGCACGTTCCTAGGGAATAAACATATTTTGCTCGTACTACTGATTTGTGCACAATGTAGCACCAGTTGATACAAGGACACGTGTGGAGGGGGGAGTCTATTCTGCTGCTCCTGTCTTTTGGTGGTTAACAGATATAACTGTGTTGCAGATCAATTTTGTATGGTGAAtgttgcatgggggggggggggggagatgcaaCCAATTTTCTGTAAGAAAAtcttaattgacatattttctcaATTAATATTAAATCAGAGAATCTGGAGTGTTATGTGCTAGAGTGTAAGGAGGAGAAGGCTCTTTATTGCTTTATAAACAACAAGACAGTTGAGAATAATTACACCAAACGGTTAACGGTGAAGAAAGTGGGTCCTAGGAGGTGGAGTTCAATACCGGAAGAACATCCCagtaaaaaaaacacacaaataAACAGAcacctgggttctaggagactcgaatcctGGACCCCAagcgtgtgaggccgaagctctatcggggaccacggttcgagtctcatagagcccaggtgaatggattgTTTATTTCcccggaagtgtggatgacaatttattcaAATAAACAGAAGAAAAAGATACAAAAGTACTAAAAGGGAAGGAAGGGAGTTAttagaagaaagcgccaagccattacggctatattttatttatttatttatttatttatttatttatttatttatttatttatttatttatttatttatttatttatatacaagaaggtacattgggtttgtgagaatacatagcatagtatttacaatcttgtaaagccactagtacgcgcagcgtttcggtcaggtccttaatctaacagataattttaagtaggtaaattctagcagaattaataaaatgataacagatacattgcaagaataaaaatgagatgagagagattagtaagtatatttaagcacattggtatattaaagctctgattgattacatttacaacttgattggtaatttaaacaagattaataggcaccatacagcagattaatagcacatataagaagacagcaatgatcacaatggtaaagatgttcggactgggaacataaagattgggagattgggtagcaacagatacagtgcaattttaaagcaacaaggtaaaaaactatgaagatgaaattaggtactttttagttttgttttgaatgaggcaaaagttggacagcttttcaattcattagggagtgagttccattgaatgagtccctttatttgcatagtgtttacacagattaatacagcgcttggaagggatcaggataaggatttgggatggaaccggggggggggggggaaggaatggtgcccaaccacttggatggtcggggatagaacgccgacttgcatgaagagagaccgtcgctctaccctccacCCCAAGTGTAAATATCTACTCATATGGCTGATGGATAAGTAAATGTTGTCTTTCTCTCTCCCCAGCACACCTTGTCGTTGCCGGGGTTTCTGTTGACGTGGTCCAGCATAGCGGATCACGCGGGGCGCTTCAGCAGGTCTGCGGTGCTGCCTGTCCTCGCTGGGGTGCCAGGCCTGGCCCGCGTACCCAGGCACTGGATCTTCCTGGCCGGCAACGTTCTCACACAGTATCCTTTATATGTTTATTTTTGGGGTCTTGGAGTTGATGAGTcaactgggtggacagcgcttcggattcgtagtcctgaggttccaggttcgacccccggtggaggcggagacaaatgggcaaaatgtttctttcatcatGATTCCccatgttacctaccagtaaataggcacctgggatttagacagctgctatgggctgcttcctgggggtgtgtaacaaaaaggagacctggtcgagggccgggcaGCGGGGATACTaagcccgaaatcctctcaagataacctcatgaagaTGACCCATCCACTCTCCCTGCAACTCTTCCTCTCAACTAATGCGTCTCATTATGTACTTTATGATCCCCAGTGTACACATTACAAAGTACTATCAATAGCAGCGGCTCACAAAATACCTACGTTTGTATGCATCGgaaagttaggtttggtaggcTGCTTGGGTTGATTTTGATTGtttccgccgaaggcggctaatttattgtgcaccccatactaatcctgtgagcggtagcgcaaaagcattacagagggcacaaaaggtctttatcagacctcatctttgattattacataaacaatttcatctatccttcacaccttttagttacaatgtcagctagttacagagaaagtgctatttcaagagctatatatttacagtaagtcatcatacattaatggtaggtcttatcgctaatacataatagtttgaccaatggggatattgcagagtcataggggagcttctgtttattattagtcctcacaatacactacttgtttctgaatctcatatgtcgttcatctactggaagcgaaatgtgggtacagtgcaagaatttcaggtaatttatccatggtaataagataggttgccatatcatacagagtgagcttagatttatctctaaatggctcaattttactacaatccaagatatagtgttcgagtgtgtgtccctgtctttatccacacactttacactttacttcatctagatccctatacaagccgaactgccagagatacttgtagccaagtcttatacgagctgtgacaacatctgttagtctactgacgttgttacttgccccatacacatgttttacttcacacatttcattgtgatgaataatggacctgctagttccagtttgcacagttctactttcttc from Procambarus clarkii isolate CNS0578487 chromosome 83, FALCON_Pclarkii_2.0, whole genome shotgun sequence harbors:
- the LOC123768626 gene encoding UDP-xylose and UDP-N-acetylglucosamine transporter isoform X5 produces the protein MGSNSDNKDYDPRALSTQPRSTHCCKVVTKAAMGATTAILFVFVGCCSNVVFLELLVQDEPACGSLLTFAQFVFIAVEGFVVTVDFGRKKNIIPIKDYLVLVLMFFVVNVTNNMAFGFKISMPLHIIFRSGGLIASLVLGILILGRKYSVTKYLSVVMITLGTIICTFASAEHVEEQKAESLEGISNFTTWLMGIGILTFALFMSARMGIYQECLYSKHGKHTMEALFYIHTLSLPGFLLTWSSIADHAGRFSRSAVLPVLAGVPGLARVPRHWIFLAGNVLTQYLCVSSVFKLTSECTALTVALVLTLRKFLSLVFSILYFQNPFTLQHWLGTLLVFGGTLLFMDVYQKTREALGARRPKVD
- the LOC123768626 gene encoding UDP-xylose and UDP-N-acetylglucosamine transporter isoform X3, with protein sequence MSRSSGQTTASQLTNTTTVKVLGDRTRTIRTTTPERYPLSREAPTAKVVTKAAMGATTAILFVFVGCCSNVVFLELLVQDEPACGSLLTFAQFVFIAVEGFVVTVDFGRKKNIIPIKDYLVLVLMFFVVNVTNNMAFGFKISMPLHIIFRSGGLIASLVLGILILGRKYSVTKYLSVVMITLGTIICTFASAEHVEEQKAESLEGISNFTTWLMGIGILTFALFMSARMGIYQECLYSKHGKHTMEALFYIHTLSLPGFLLTWSSIADHAGRFSRSAVLPVLAGVPGLARVPRHWIFLAGNVLTQYLCVSSVFKLTSECTALTVALVLTLRKFLSLVFSILYFQNPFTLQHWLGTLLVFGGTLLFMDVYQKTREALGARRPKVD
- the LOC123768626 gene encoding UDP-xylose and UDP-N-acetylglucosamine transporter isoform X2; amino-acid sequence: MSRSSGQTTASQLTNTTTVKVLGDRTRTIRTTTPERYPLSREAPTAVCKVVTKAAMGATTAILFVFVGCCSNVVFLELLVQDEPACGSLLTFAQFVFIAVEGFVVTVDFGRKKNIIPIKDYLVLVLMFFVVNVTNNMAFGFKISMPLHIIFRSGGLIASLVLGILILGRKYSVTKYLSVVMITLGTIICTFASAEHVEEQKAESLEGISNFTTWLMGIGILTFALFMSARMGIYQECLYSKHGKHTMEALFYIHTLSLPGFLLTWSSIADHAGRFSRSAVLPVLAGVPGLARVPRHWIFLAGNVLTQYLCVSSVFKLTSECTALTVALVLTLRKFLSLVFSILYFQNPFTLQHWLGTLLVFGGTLLFMDVYQKTREALGARRPKVD
- the LOC123768626 gene encoding UDP-xylose and UDP-N-acetylglucosamine transporter isoform X1 is translated as MSRSSGQTTASQLTNTTTVKVLGDRTRTIRTTTPERYPLSREAPTAVCVCVCVCVCVTNKVVTKAAMGATTAILFVFVGCCSNVVFLELLVQDEPACGSLLTFAQFVFIAVEGFVVTVDFGRKKNIIPIKDYLVLVLMFFVVNVTNNMAFGFKISMPLHIIFRSGGLIASLVLGILILGRKYSVTKYLSVVMITLGTIICTFASAEHVEEQKAESLEGISNFTTWLMGIGILTFALFMSARMGIYQECLYSKHGKHTMEALFYIHTLSLPGFLLTWSSIADHAGRFSRSAVLPVLAGVPGLARVPRHWIFLAGNVLTQYLCVSSVFKLTSECTALTVALVLTLRKFLSLVFSILYFQNPFTLQHWLGTLLVFGGTLLFMDVYQKTREALGARRPKVD
- the LOC123768626 gene encoding UDP-xylose and UDP-N-acetylglucosamine transporter isoform X6, coding for MSRSSGQTTASQLTNTTTVKKVVTKAAMGATTAILFVFVGCCSNVVFLELLVQDEPACGSLLTFAQFVFIAVEGFVVTVDFGRKKNIIPIKDYLVLVLMFFVVNVTNNMAFGFKISMPLHIIFRSGGLIASLVLGILILGRKYSVTKYLSVVMITLGTIICTFASAEHVEEQKAESLEGISNFTTWLMGIGILTFALFMSARMGIYQECLYSKHGKHTMEALFYIHTLSLPGFLLTWSSIADHAGRFSRSAVLPVLAGVPGLARVPRHWIFLAGNVLTQYLCVSSVFKLTSECTALTVALVLTLRKFLSLVFSILYFQNPFTLQHWLGTLLVFGGTLLFMDVYQKTREALGARRPKVD
- the LOC123768626 gene encoding UDP-xylose and UDP-N-acetylglucosamine transporter isoform X4, with the translated sequence MSRSSGQTTASQLTNTTTVKVLGTVSLPSDIYISTKVVTKAAMGATTAILFVFVGCCSNVVFLELLVQDEPACGSLLTFAQFVFIAVEGFVVTVDFGRKKNIIPIKDYLVLVLMFFVVNVTNNMAFGFKISMPLHIIFRSGGLIASLVLGILILGRKYSVTKYLSVVMITLGTIICTFASAEHVEEQKAESLEGISNFTTWLMGIGILTFALFMSARMGIYQECLYSKHGKHTMEALFYIHTLSLPGFLLTWSSIADHAGRFSRSAVLPVLAGVPGLARVPRHWIFLAGNVLTQYLCVSSVFKLTSECTALTVALVLTLRKFLSLVFSILYFQNPFTLQHWLGTLLVFGGTLLFMDVYQKTREALGARRPKVD
- the LOC123768626 gene encoding UDP-xylose and UDP-N-acetylglucosamine transporter isoform X7; amino-acid sequence: MKKQKVVTKAAMGATTAILFVFVGCCSNVVFLELLVQDEPACGSLLTFAQFVFIAVEGFVVTVDFGRKKNIIPIKDYLVLVLMFFVVNVTNNMAFGFKISMPLHIIFRSGGLIASLVLGILILGRKYSVTKYLSVVMITLGTIICTFASAEHVEEQKAESLEGISNFTTWLMGIGILTFALFMSARMGIYQECLYSKHGKHTMEALFYIHTLSLPGFLLTWSSIADHAGRFSRSAVLPVLAGVPGLARVPRHWIFLAGNVLTQYLCVSSVFKLTSECTALTVALVLTLRKFLSLVFSILYFQNPFTLQHWLGTLLVFGGTLLFMDVYQKTREALGARRPKVD
- the LOC123768626 gene encoding UDP-xylose and UDP-N-acetylglucosamine transporter isoform X8 — encoded protein: MGATTAILFVFVGCCSNVVFLELLVQDEPACGSLLTFAQFVFIAVEGFVVTVDFGRKKNIIPIKDYLVLVLMFFVVNVTNNMAFGFKISMPLHIIFRSGGLIASLVLGILILGRKYSVTKYLSVVMITLGTIICTFASAEHVEEQKAESLEGISNFTTWLMGIGILTFALFMSARMGIYQECLYSKHGKHTMEALFYIHTLSLPGFLLTWSSIADHAGRFSRSAVLPVLAGVPGLARVPRHWIFLAGNVLTQYLCVSSVFKLTSECTALTVALVLTLRKFLSLVFSILYFQNPFTLQHWLGTLLVFGGTLLFMDVYQKTREALGARRPKVD